A window from Chrysemys picta bellii isolate R12L10 chromosome 20, ASM1138683v2, whole genome shotgun sequence encodes these proteins:
- the SLC39A1 gene encoding zinc transporter ZIP1, translating to MAEWPGPRADPEQMIWSPGSSMAALRSPTGLEVKLGSLVTLLLLTILCGLAPLCVFRPHGSGAGSLDTRRKVLSLVSCFAGGVFLATCLLDLVPDYLASINEALASLRVTLQFPLQEFILAMGFFLVLVMEQIVLAYKDQSGSLEETRALLGASAQDSTVQSQHWQEGPLRPAWGSAQERPHVHVDFNAHSAIRSFILVFSLSLHSVFEGLAVGLQQASAKVLEICLALLIHKCVIAFSLSLKLLQGRLRPRAVVGCLLLFALMSPLGIGLGVALTETSGALHQLSRSVLEGLATGTFIYITFMEILPHELSSSEQRILKVILLLAGFALVTSILFIKI from the exons ATGGCTGAGTGGCCGGGGCCCAGGGCCGACCCCGAGCAGATGAtctggagccctggctccagcatgGCTGCACTCCGGTCCCCCACGGGCTTGGAGGTGAAGCTGGGCTCCCTGGtgacgctgctgctgctgaccaTCTTGTGCGGCCTAGCTCCACTCTGCGTCTTCCGGCCACACGGGAGCGGGGCCGGTTCGTTGG acACGCGCAGAAAGGTCCTGAGCCTGGTGAGCTGCTTTGCGGGTGGCGTGTTCCTAGCGACCTGCCTCCTCGATCTGGTCCCCGACTACCTGGCGAGCATCAACGAAGCGCTGGCGTCCCTGAGAGTCACG CTCCAGTTCCCCCTGCAGGAGTTCATCCTGGCCATGGGCTTCTTCCTGGTGCTGGTGATGGAGCAGATTGTGCTGGCCTACAAGGACCAGTCTGGCTCCCTAGAGGAGACGCGGGCTCTGCTGGGGGCCTCGGCCCAGGACAGCACCGTGCAGTCCCAGCACTGGCAGGAGGGGCCCCTGCGTCCCGCCTGGGGCTCTGCCCAGGAGCGCCCCCACGTGCACGTTGACTTCAATGCGCACTCGGCCATCCGCTCCTTCATCCTGGTCTTCTCGCTCTCGCTGCACTCCGTCTTCGAGGGGCTGGCcgtggggctgcagcaggccagcgCCAAGGTGCTGGAGATCTGCCTGGCCCTGCTCATCCACAAGTGCGTCATCGCCTTCAGCCTCTCGCTCAAGCTGCTGCAGGGCCGGCTGCGCCCCCGGGCCGTGGTCGGCTGCCTGCTGCTCTTCGCCCTCATGTCCCCGCTGGGGATCGGCCTGGGGGTGGCCCTGACGGAGACCTCGGGCGCCCTGCACCAGCTCTCCCGCAGTGTGCTGGAGGGACTGGCCACCGGCACCTTCATCTACATCACCTTCATGGAGATCCTGCCGCACGAGCTCAGCTCCTCCGAGCAGCGGATCCTCAAGGTCATCCTGCTCCTCGCCGGCTTCGCCCTGGTCACCAGCATCCTCTTCATCAAGATCTGA